In Pseudobacter ginsenosidimutans, the following are encoded in one genomic region:
- a CDS encoding ABC transporter substrate-binding protein has product MRIPVFFFSCSIVLLLSSCSGKHSSDDQVFHYNEATGIATLDPAFAKNQSVIWPIHQLYNTLVETDDALRIVPSLAYRWDVSEDRKQYIFHLRQDVFFHDNEVFPGGKGRKMTAHDVVYSFHRIIDPATASSGAWIFNDRIDPNNSFKALDDSTFQLTLIRPFTPVLGLLSMKYCSVVPREAVEKYGQDFRNHPCGTGPFVFKAWEEGQALILRRNTRYFEKDSAGKPLPRLDGIKISFYDSRATEFLLFRQGKLDFINDIDPSFKDEVLTKKGILRKDWEGKIRLSKHPYLNTEYLGILVDSSKAIVKQSPLRFKAIRQAINYGFDRRKMMMYLRNSIGTPAESGFIPAGFPSFDPNIVKGYSYDPVKARKLLSDAGFPDGRGLPVIKLLTVPIYADLGSFIARQLEELGIKIQVEVVQKALLLEQTAKSEALFFRGSWIADYPEAENYLSVFYGKNPAPPNYTQYKNPAFDRLYEKALITENDSIRYGLYQQMDRLIVEDAPVVPLWYDEVIHLEQLHVKDFIANGLNLLELRRTYIQQ; this is encoded by the coding sequence ATGCGAATTCCCGTTTTCTTCTTTTCCTGTTCTATTGTCTTGTTGCTGAGCTCCTGCTCCGGCAAACACAGCAGTGATGACCAGGTATTCCATTATAACGAGGCTACCGGCATCGCTACGCTGGACCCGGCTTTTGCCAAGAACCAGTCCGTTATCTGGCCCATTCACCAATTGTACAATACTTTGGTGGAAACCGATGATGCCCTGCGGATAGTTCCTTCACTCGCATACAGATGGGATGTTTCAGAAGATCGAAAACAATACATTTTCCATCTCCGACAGGATGTTTTTTTCCACGATAACGAAGTATTCCCGGGAGGAAAGGGAAGAAAGATGACGGCTCATGATGTGGTATACAGTTTTCACCGCATCATCGATCCCGCTACAGCCAGCAGTGGCGCCTGGATCTTCAATGACCGCATCGATCCCAACAATAGCTTCAAAGCCCTTGATGATTCCACTTTTCAATTGACGCTGATCCGTCCTTTTACACCTGTACTCGGACTGCTCAGCATGAAATATTGTTCCGTTGTGCCCCGCGAAGCGGTGGAAAAATATGGACAGGATTTCAGGAACCATCCCTGCGGTACAGGTCCATTCGTGTTCAAAGCCTGGGAAGAAGGGCAAGCGCTTATACTTCGCCGTAATACCCGGTATTTTGAAAAGGACAGCGCCGGAAAACCTTTACCCCGATTGGATGGTATCAAGATATCCTTTTACGATAGCCGCGCCACGGAATTCCTGCTCTTCCGCCAGGGAAAACTGGATTTCATCAATGATATCGATCCCAGTTTCAAAGATGAAGTGCTTACCAAGAAAGGCATATTGCGAAAAGACTGGGAAGGAAAGATCCGCCTGAGCAAACATCCTTATCTCAATACAGAATATCTCGGCATCCTGGTAGACAGCAGCAAGGCCATCGTGAAGCAGAGCCCGCTTCGTTTCAAAGCCATCAGACAAGCTATCAACTACGGGTTCGACAGAAGGAAGATGATGATGTACCTGCGCAATTCCATCGGTACGCCGGCCGAGAGCGGATTCATTCCTGCAGGATTTCCCAGTTTCGATCCAAATATTGTAAAAGGGTACAGCTATGATCCGGTGAAAGCGCGCAAACTCTTGTCTGATGCAGGTTTTCCGGATGGAAGAGGATTGCCGGTGATCAAGCTGCTCACCGTTCCCATCTATGCAGACCTGGGAAGTTTCATTGCGCGGCAACTGGAAGAGCTGGGCATCAAAATACAGGTGGAAGTAGTACAGAAAGCCCTGCTGCTGGAGCAGACAGCCAAATCGGAAGCCCTGTTCTTTCGTGGAAGCTGGATAGCGGATTATCCCGAAGCTGAAAACTACCTCAGTGTTTTTTACGGGAAGAATCCCGCACCTCCGAATTACACACAATACAAAAATCCTGCTTTCGATCGCTTATATGAAAAAGCGCTGATCACAGAGAACGATTCCATCAGATACGGATTGTACCAGCAGATGGACAGGCTGATAGTGGAAGATGCACCTGTGGTGCCGCTTTGGTACGATGAAGTGATCCACCTGGAGCAGTTACATGTGAAGGATTTTATCGCCAATGGGCTCAATCTTTTGGAGTTAAGGCGTACTTATATCCAGCAATGA